A genomic region of Cannabis sativa cultivar Pink pepper isolate KNU-18-1 chromosome 1, ASM2916894v1, whole genome shotgun sequence contains the following coding sequences:
- the LOC115706719 gene encoding uncharacterized protein LOC115706719 — protein sequence MRSRMEETDQSSREILVVDEESDGEGRRERPKLPWNSEYGKSIVYGGLDAIVTCFSLISSISANRLSSVDVLVLGFANLVADGISMGFGDFVSSSTEKDAAVIERAVTEWDVTNHSGPQKMDLLHQYQALGMDLDDATTVVNIFAKYKDILVDEKMMAQKGKLPPDQAGGDKPWKNGLVTFAAFIIFGSAPLLSFIILIPITDNESVKFLGACLLSALALAFLGVAKAKIAGQNYALSAFTTLFTGAIAAGAAYALGWILRSIAGLDTET from the exons ATGAGATCAAGAATGGAAGAAACAGATCAAAGCAGCAGAGAAATATTGGTAGTGGACGAAGAAAGTGATggtgaaggaagaagagaaaggCCAAAATTGCCGTGGAATAGTGAATATGGGAAGAGCATTGTGTATGGAGGTCTCGACGCCATTGTCACTTGCTTCTCTCTCATTTCATCCATCTCCGCCAATAGACTTTCTTCTG TGGATGTTTTGGTGCTTGGGTTTGCAAATTTGGTGGCGGATGGAATATCAATGGGATTTGGAGATTTTGTATCAAGCAGCACAGAAAAGGATGCGGCTGTAATAGAAAGGGCTGTTACTGAGTGGGATGTTACTAATCATAGTGGT cctcaGAAAATGGACTTACTCCATCAATATCAAGCACTTGGGATGGACCTTGATGATGCCACCACG GTTGTGAACATATTTGCTAAGTACAAGGACATTTTGGTGGATGAGAAGATGATGGCTCAGAAAGGAAAGCTACCACCAGATCAAGCAGGAGGAGACAAGCCATGGAAGAATGGCCTTGTCACCTTTGCTGCCTTTATCATCTTTGGCAGCGCTCCTTTGCTCTCTTTTATCATTCTTATTCCAATTACAGACAATGAATCGGTGAAGTTTCTCGGCGCTTGTTTACTTTCTGCGCTCGCCTTGGCATTTCTTGGAGTGGCCAAGGCAAAGATTGCAGGCCAAAACTATGCATTATCTGCTTTCACGACTCTATTTACTGGTGCTATTGCTGCTGGCGCTGCTTATGCTTTGGGGTGGATACTGAGGAGCATAGCAGGACTGGACACAGAAACATAA
- the LOC115709475 gene encoding uncharacterized protein LOC115709475, whose product MSMFLNVPNIGSLWRSILELWKIFLFDSSLGSLTKDELNSLMDVWCPLLAKLVDQCGVCDTHYMVMVPQMTASESQVRPFDREMMDNKVVPQTKSSGDCGMYVIEHIEHKLLDLPFDGVHDQHMSLFRREMGVDLFYRNLA is encoded by the exons ATGTCCATGTTCTTGAACGTACCGAACATTGGATCGCTATGGAGGTCAATTCTTGAGTTGTGGAAGATATTCCTCTTCGATTCGAGTCTTGGATCTCTAACGAAAGACGAACTGAATTCGCTTATGGATGTGTGGTGCCCTTTACTAGCCAAATTGGTGGACCAGTGTGGTGTATGTGACACTCATTACATGGTGATGGTCCCTCAAATGACAGCCTCCGAAAGTCAGGTCAGACCCTTCGATCGGGAAATGATGGACAATAAAGTTGTACCTCAGACAAAATCGAG CGGCGATTGTGGAATGTACGTCATAGAGCATATTGAGCATAAGTTATTGGATCTACCATTCGATGGAGTACATGATCAGCATATGTCGCTCTTTCGGCGAGAGATGGGCGTAGATTTATTCTACCGTAACTTGGCATGA
- the LOC115706718 gene encoding protein-lysine N-methyltransferase EFM1 has protein sequence MANAEEEEAKLDCFRQWLQVNGVELRGCKIKDCDSNKGFGIFLANDVSDGVLLVVPLALAITPMRVLQDPLIGSECREMFAEGEVDDRFLMILFLTVERLRKNSSWKPYFDMLPISFGNPLWFSDDEISELKGTTLYRATVLQRKNLLSLYEDKVKSLVEKLLTLDGGSDREVCFEDFLWANSVFWARGLNIPLPRSYVFPQIQGTKDDSSSTEKSSEISPKIFSGELAKGVDEKGLQAHGLNSQVNEETASSTQGETLWVEGLVPGIDFCNHDLKPAATWEIDGTGSITGVPFSMYLLSAGQSSLQINKEITISYGNKGNEELLYLYGFIIENNPDDYLMVHYPVEAIQGVPFSDSKAQLLEAQNAEMRCLLPKSLLDHGFFPEGVQKGEDEKCKRDHVCSYSWSGQRKMPSYLDNLIFPDNFLSVLRTIAMQEDELYKVSTMLEELVGTEGERQPTDTEVRAAVWEACGDSGAFQLLVDLLNMRMTELEEHSGTEDSDTDLLKRADLTEAADSLLVVKDDKSGEEDDKSTERYLVSRHKWSCIVYRRGQKQLTRLFLREAEYALRLALSEGN, from the exons ATGGCAAatgcagaagaagaagaagccaaACTCGACTGTTTCCGTCAGTGGTTACAG GTTAATGGAGTTGAACTTCGTGGCTGCAAGATCAAGGATTGTGATTCCAACAAAGGCTTCGGTATTTTCTTGGCCAATGATGTTTCTGACG GGGTTCTGTTAGTTGTTCCTCTGGCTTTAGCTATTACTCCTATGAGAGTATTGCAAGATCCTCTTATTGGATCAGAATGTAGAGAGATGTTTGCAGAAGGGGAAGTGGATGATAGGTTCTTGATGATTTTGTTTCTAACAGTAGAGCGCCTACGTAAAAATTCTTCATGGAAACC GTACTTTGATATGCTACCAATCAGTTTTGGTAATCCACTTTGGTTTAGCGATGACGAGATTTCTGAGCTGAAGGGGACAACATTGTATCGAGCAACTGTTTTGCAG AGAAAAAATTTGCTGTCTTTGTATGAAGACAAAGTCAAGAGTTTGGTGGAGAAACTTTTGACTCTTGATGGAGGTTCAGACAG AGAGGTCTGCTTTGAAGATTTCCTATG GGCAAACTCTGTATTTTGGGCACGGGGTTTGAACATTCCTCTTCCACGTTCATATGTATTTCCACAAATTCAAGGAACAAAAGATGATAGCTCTTCAACTGAAAAAAGTTCTGAGATTTCCCCCAAAATTTTCAGTGGAGAGTTGGCTAAAGGAGTGGATGAGAAAG GATTGCAGGCTCATGGGCTTAACAGTCAAGTGAATGAAGAGACAGCCAGTTCAACACAAGGGGAGACTCTCTGGGTTGAGGGTCTTGTTCCTGGCATTGACTTTTGCAACCATG ATTTAAAGCCAGCAGCAACATGGGAAATTGATGGAACTGGTTCAATAACTGGTGTTCCTTTCTCCATGTATCTTCTTTCCG CTGGACAAAGTTCTCTTCAGATCAACAAAGAAATTACCATAAGCTATGGAAACAAAGGAAATGAG GAGCTACTCTATTTGTATGGGTTCATTATTGAAAATAATCCAGATGACTATCTCATG GTTCACTATCCTGTAGAAGCAATTCAGGGTGTTCCTTTCTCTGATTCGAAAGCACAGCTCCTTGAAGCACAG AACGCTGAAATGAGGTGTCTTCTACCCAAAAGTTTGCTGGATCATGGATTTTTCCCAGAAGGTGTTCAGAAAGGAGAAGATGAGAAATGCAAACGTGACCATGTTTGCAGCTACAGCTGGAGTGGACAACGCAAGATGCCATCATATCTAGACAATTTGATATTCCCAGATAATTTTCTGAGTGTCTTGAGGACTATAGCCATGCAAGAAGATGAGCTTTATAAAGTTTCAACTATGCTGGAAGAG CTTGTTGGAACCGAAGGGGAGAGGCAACCAACTGATACAGAAGTCCGAGCTGCAGTGTGGGAGGCTTGTGGCGATTCTGGAGCTTTCCAACTTCTTGTTGATCTTTTGAATATGAG GATGACTGAACTTGAAGAACATTCTGGAACGGAGGACTCTGACACAGATTTACTCAAAAGGGCAGATCTCACTGAAGCTGCAGATTCGCTGCTTGTAGTAAAGGATGACAAATCAGG tgaagaagatgataaaTCTACAGAACGTTACTTGGTTAGTAGACACAAGTGGTCGTGTATAGTATATCGACGAGGCCAAAAGCAACTCACTCGTCTTTTTTTGAGAGAAGCCGAGTATGCCTTGCGATTAGCTCTTAGCGAAGGCAACTGA